Proteins co-encoded in one Acinetobacter lwoffii genomic window:
- a CDS encoding glutamine--tRNA ligase/YqeY domain fusion protein: MKPNDVVTSLPENPTQKNNAVDSVQQQEQQPGLDFVRQVITDDLAAGRTQQVVTRFPPEPNGYLHIGHVKAICLNFGIAEEFKGVCNLRFDDTNPDAEEQEYVDGIANDVKWLGFQWEGEPRYASSYFDQLYTWAVQLIEQGDAYVDLQSPEEIRLNRGNFVEPGKNSPQRDAKVAENLERFEKMRSGEYAEGQAVLRAKIDMTSPNVHMRDPILYRILHSEHHQTGDKWKIYPMYDYAHPLSDAIEGITHSLCTLEFQDHRPFYDWVVAKVKSPSVPRQYESSRLNVDYTITSKRKLRKLVEGGYVQGWDDPRMPTVVGMRRRGFTPEGLRDFCQRVGVSKVDGSIVDVAMLEYCIRQSLENTAARGMAVLNPLKVTLTNLPADMDLTHSRHPNVDMGERVIPLTTELFIDRKDFEEEPPKGFKRLIPGGEVRLRHAYVIKCDEVIKDENGEVVELKCSIDPETLGKNPEGRKVKGVIHWVSATKGVPAEVRIYDRLFTESDPEVGDDFLANLNPESLKVVQAVIEPALAQAQPEDRFQFEREGYFVADQYDHSSEKPVFNRILDLKDSFKPGK, translated from the coding sequence ATGAAGCCAAATGATGTTGTGACATCTCTGCCCGAGAACCCGACCCAAAAGAACAATGCAGTCGATTCAGTGCAGCAGCAAGAACAACAACCAGGCTTGGACTTTGTACGTCAGGTCATTACTGATGATTTAGCCGCTGGTCGTACTCAACAGGTGGTGACGCGTTTTCCGCCTGAGCCGAATGGCTATTTACATATTGGCCATGTGAAAGCAATTTGCTTGAACTTTGGTATTGCTGAAGAATTTAAAGGTGTGTGTAACCTGCGTTTTGATGATACCAACCCAGATGCCGAAGAGCAGGAGTATGTGGATGGTATTGCCAATGATGTGAAATGGCTGGGTTTCCAGTGGGAAGGTGAGCCGCGTTATGCATCAAGCTATTTTGATCAACTTTATACCTGGGCAGTTCAGCTGATTGAGCAGGGTGATGCCTATGTGGATTTGCAAAGTCCAGAAGAGATCCGTTTAAACCGCGGTAATTTCGTTGAGCCAGGTAAGAACTCGCCACAACGTGATGCAAAGGTTGCAGAAAACCTGGAACGTTTTGAGAAAATGCGCAGCGGTGAATATGCAGAAGGTCAGGCCGTTTTACGTGCCAAGATCGATATGACGTCACCGAACGTGCATATGCGTGATCCGATTCTGTATCGTATCCTGCATTCTGAACACCATCAGACTGGCGATAAATGGAAAATTTATCCAATGTATGACTATGCGCATCCACTTTCTGATGCGATTGAAGGCATTACGCATTCACTGTGTACTTTGGAATTCCAGGATCACCGTCCGTTCTATGACTGGGTAGTGGCAAAAGTTAAATCACCATCCGTGCCACGTCAGTACGAATCTAGCCGTTTAAATGTGGACTATACCATCACCTCAAAACGCAAATTGCGTAAGCTGGTTGAAGGTGGCTATGTTCAGGGCTGGGATGATCCACGTATGCCAACTGTAGTGGGTATGCGCCGTCGTGGTTTCACGCCTGAAGGTCTGCGTGATTTCTGTCAACGTGTTGGTGTATCGAAAGTTGATGGCAGTATCGTCGATGTAGCCATGCTGGAATACTGTATTCGTCAATCTTTGGAAAATACCGCCGCTCGTGGTATGGCCGTGTTAAATCCATTAAAAGTGACTTTAACCAACTTGCCAGCTGATATGGACCTGACCCATTCACGTCATCCGAATGTCGATATGGGCGAGCGCGTTATTCCATTGACGACCGAGCTGTTTATTGATCGTAAAGACTTTGAAGAAGAGCCACCAAAAGGCTTTAAACGTCTGATTCCAGGCGGTGAAGTCCGTTTACGTCATGCCTATGTCATCAAATGTGACGAAGTCATTAAAGATGAAAATGGTGAAGTGGTTGAACTGAAATGTTCGATTGATCCTGAAACTTTAGGTAAAAATCCTGAAGGTCGTAAGGTCAAAGGTGTGATTCACTGGGTATCTGCGACAAAAGGCGTTCCTGCAGAAGTGCGTATTTACGACCGTCTGTTTACGGAGTCTGATCCAGAAGTGGGTGATGACTTCTTGGCAAACCTGAACCCTGAATCATTGAAGGTGGTTCAGGCCGTGATTGAGCCTGCATTAGCGCAAGCTCAGCCGGAGGATCGTTTCCAGTTTGAGCGTGAAGGTTATTTCGTGGCAGATCAATATGATCATTCCAGCGAAAAACCGGTATTTAACCGTATTCTGGATCTTAAGGACAGCTTTAAACCAGGTAAATAA
- a CDS encoding peptidylprolyl isomerase codes for MSFPQVELNTNKGRIVLELNAEKAPKTVANFLEYVRDGFYDGVIFHRVIDGFMIQGGGMDENFKEKATRDAIENEADNGLTNDEGTIAMARTQAPHSASAQFFINVKNNSFLNHSGKTAQGWGYAVFGKVVEGMDVVNEIKNVRTGNRGYHADVPLENVVIESAKIISE; via the coding sequence ATGAGTTTTCCTCAAGTCGAATTAAACACCAATAAAGGTCGTATTGTTCTAGAACTCAATGCTGAAAAAGCACCTAAAACCGTAGCTAACTTTTTAGAATACGTACGTGACGGTTTTTATGACGGCGTAATTTTCCACCGTGTTATTGATGGTTTCATGATCCAAGGCGGCGGCATGGATGAAAACTTCAAAGAAAAAGCAACACGTGATGCAATCGAAAACGAAGCAGACAACGGCTTGACCAATGACGAAGGTACGATTGCAATGGCGCGTACTCAGGCACCGCACTCTGCTTCTGCTCAATTCTTCATTAACGTGAAAAACAACTCATTCCTTAACCACTCTGGCAAAACTGCTCAAGGTTGGGGTTATGCCGTATTTGGTAAAGTGGTTGAAGGTATGGACGTTGTGAACGAAATCAAAAACGTACGTACTGGCAACCGTGGCTACCACGCTGACGTTCCTCTAGAAAATGTAGTGATCGAATCTGCAAAAATCATTTCTGAATAA
- a CDS encoding UDP-2,3-diacylglucosamine diphosphatase yields MIYLFISDLHLSPDHPRLVRGFLDLLTEYQDQNTQLYILGDWFNAWIGDDYTSPWLDEIVTALKQFTQAGNQVYFQAGNRDFVLGSKFLARFGGQLLPEIDQLIIAGTHFRLEHGDALCTDDVSYQRFKKIIRHPWLLGFLRKTPLSFRTRLANRFRQQSHQAQQFKSYEVMDVNPHAVELALQHVDVLIHGHTHRAAIHELGQKRRIVLGDWKEDSAEILEIQEDQSFDTLKLKKWRY; encoded by the coding sequence GTGATCTATCTGTTTATCTCAGATTTACATTTGTCACCTGATCACCCTCGACTTGTTCGGGGGTTTTTAGATTTATTAACTGAGTATCAAGATCAAAATACCCAACTGTATATTTTGGGCGACTGGTTCAATGCCTGGATTGGTGATGACTATACCTCTCCGTGGCTGGACGAGATTGTCACTGCATTAAAACAGTTTACTCAGGCTGGGAATCAAGTCTATTTTCAGGCCGGCAACCGGGATTTTGTCTTAGGAAGTAAATTTTTAGCTCGATTTGGCGGGCAGCTTCTTCCCGAAATCGATCAGCTAATCATTGCCGGAACACATTTTCGCCTGGAACATGGCGATGCCCTATGTACCGATGACGTCTCCTATCAGCGTTTTAAAAAGATTATTCGTCATCCCTGGCTACTTGGCTTCTTAAGAAAAACCCCTCTCTCATTTCGAACCAGACTAGCCAACCGCTTTCGTCAACAAAGCCATCAGGCACAACAGTTTAAAAGCTATGAAGTGATGGATGTCAACCCGCATGCAGTTGAGCTGGCATTACAGCATGTAGATGTACTGATCCATGGTCATACGCATCGCGCAGCCATTCATGAACTGGGTCAAAAGAGAAGAATTGTGCTGGGCGACTGGAAAGAAGACAGCGCAGAGATTCTGGAAATTCAGGAAGATCAGAGTTTTGATACCCTGAAACTAAAAAAGTGGCGATATTAA
- the hpaI gene encoding 4-hydroxy-2-oxoheptanedioate aldolase, which produces MQVTNYFKHKLKTQQQIGLWIGLADAYGTEIAANAGYDWLLIDGEHAPSDLRTTLSQLQSIAAYPSQAVVRPPIGSVQLIKQLLDIGAQTLLIPMVETVEQAELMVRAVRYPPEGIRGVGAALARATRWNSIPNYYQTAHEEICLLIQIESVTGLENLDAILQIDGIDGVFIGAVDLSATMGYQGDPNHPEVQKAVIDAIQRIRSAGKAAGILSTQHEVTQKYIELGTEFVAVGVDTSVLMNSLRDLLGKYKKDINVINPTSGY; this is translated from the coding sequence ATGCAAGTGACCAATTACTTTAAACACAAACTGAAAACCCAGCAGCAAATCGGCTTATGGATTGGATTGGCAGATGCCTATGGAACCGAGATTGCGGCAAATGCAGGTTATGACTGGCTGCTGATTGATGGTGAGCATGCACCCAGTGATTTGAGAACGACTTTGTCGCAACTGCAAAGTATTGCTGCTTATCCCTCGCAAGCAGTGGTACGACCACCCATTGGTAGCGTACAACTGATCAAGCAACTCCTTGATATCGGTGCACAAACGCTGTTGATTCCGATGGTAGAAACCGTGGAACAGGCCGAACTCATGGTCAGGGCAGTCCGTTATCCGCCTGAAGGAATTCGTGGCGTTGGTGCTGCACTGGCACGTGCCACCCGCTGGAACAGCATTCCAAATTATTATCAGACGGCACATGAAGAAATCTGTTTATTAATCCAGATTGAATCGGTCACAGGACTTGAAAATCTGGATGCTATTCTTCAGATCGACGGGATTGATGGCGTGTTTATTGGCGCCGTTGATCTATCTGCCACTATGGGTTATCAAGGTGATCCGAATCATCCTGAAGTACAAAAAGCTGTAATTGATGCAATCCAGCGGATTCGTTCTGCAGGCAAAGCTGCAGGAATTCTGTCAACCCAGCATGAAGTGACGCAAAAATATATCGAACTTGGCACTGAGTTTGTAGCAGTGGGCGTAGATACCAGTGTTTTGATGAATTCCTTGCGTGATCTATTGGGGAAATATAAAAAGGATATCAATGTGATTAATCCGACTAGCGGTTATTAA
- the nfsB gene encoding oxygen-insensitive NAD(P)H nitroreductase, with amino-acid sequence MDLLKITQTRYTTKAYDPSKKIPAEQFERLLEILRLAPSSINIQPWHFFIADHDAAKQRIAKALVGTYAYNAPKVLDSSHTILFCTKADINELHLENLLNRDDLSGRFKDESAKEGQKNTRAGYIHYYRNEKGDIQRWAENQTFIALGQMLLTAGIEGVDATPIGGFDEEIISEELQLAEQGLIPSVLLTLGYRSENDFNAKLPKSRLAAEDIFTKL; translated from the coding sequence ATGGATTTACTCAAGATCACACAGACCCGCTATACCACTAAAGCCTATGATCCTAGCAAGAAAATCCCAGCAGAACAGTTTGAACGCTTGTTAGAAATTTTGCGTCTGGCACCCTCTTCGATCAATATTCAGCCTTGGCATTTTTTTATTGCCGATCATGATGCCGCCAAACAGCGCATTGCCAAAGCCTTGGTTGGTACTTATGCCTACAATGCACCCAAAGTTCTGGATTCTTCACATACCATTTTATTCTGCACCAAAGCCGATATTAATGAGTTGCATCTGGAAAACTTATTGAACCGCGATGATCTCAGTGGCCGATTTAAAGATGAATCCGCCAAGGAAGGTCAGAAAAACACCCGTGCAGGTTATATTCATTATTATCGTAATGAAAAAGGTGATATTCAGCGTTGGGCTGAAAACCAGACCTTTATTGCACTCGGTCAAATGCTCTTGACTGCCGGAATTGAAGGTGTCGATGCCACACCAATTGGCGGCTTTGATGAAGAGATAATTAGTGAAGAATTACAACTCGCAGAACAGGGCTTGATCCCCTCTGTATTGCTGACTTTAGGCTATCGTAGTGAAAATGATTTCAATGCCAAACTGCCTAAATCACGTCTTGCCGCTGAAGATATTTTCACCAAACTGTAA
- a CDS encoding DMT family transporter → MELIFAAALCSVAVSILLKVAKNKGLSPIHMISWNYMTASLLCFFWFKPDIQHISMSQTPWLLILALGILLPSVFLFLAKALQTAGILKTEIAQRLSVVLSLAAAYFIFQEQFNQLKILGIALGIGAVLCILFSHRQSTGQGSQGMLYLGLVWVGYALIDVLLKYTTSLGLQFAVALNLMFVCALIISMGYLLLKYKSLGSMQNIGAGLLLGILNFANIAFYVKAHMLLKDSPAIVFAGMNILVVVFGVIAGLVFFKERLKPASTVGLLLGLTSVICLAYAMSV, encoded by the coding sequence ATGGAACTGATTTTCGCAGCAGCGCTATGCAGCGTTGCGGTCTCAATATTATTAAAAGTCGCCAAAAATAAGGGCTTGAGTCCGATACACATGATTAGCTGGAACTATATGACAGCCAGTCTCTTGTGTTTTTTCTGGTTTAAGCCTGATATTCAGCATATTTCAATGTCTCAGACGCCTTGGTTGCTTATTCTGGCTCTGGGTATTTTACTTCCAAGTGTATTTTTGTTTTTGGCTAAAGCCTTACAAACGGCTGGAATTTTAAAAACCGAAATTGCCCAGCGACTTTCTGTAGTCTTATCACTGGCTGCGGCCTATTTTATTTTTCAGGAACAGTTTAATCAGCTGAAAATACTCGGGATCGCTTTAGGTATTGGCGCAGTGCTGTGCATCCTGTTTTCACATCGACAAAGTACAGGACAGGGCAGTCAGGGAATGTTATATCTGGGCTTGGTCTGGGTCGGTTATGCACTGATAGATGTATTGTTGAAATATACAACCAGTCTTGGCCTGCAATTCGCGGTGGCGCTGAATCTGATGTTTGTTTGCGCTCTGATCATTTCGATGGGCTATCTGTTACTCAAATATAAAAGCTTGGGCTCGATGCAGAATATCGGCGCTGGTCTGTTATTGGGTATCCTGAATTTTGCCAATATTGCGTTCTATGTCAAAGCCCATATGCTGCTCAAGGATTCACCGGCGATCGTCTTTGCCGGCATGAATATTCTGGTGGTGGTATTTGGTGTGATAGCAGGTCTGGTATTCTTTAAAGAGCGGCTCAAACCTGCAAGTACTGTAGGGTTGCTGCTAGGCTTGACTAGTGTGATTTGCCTAGCTTATGCAATGTCTGTTTGA
- the fba gene encoding class II fructose-bisphosphate aldolase (catalyzes the reversible aldol condensation of dihydroxyacetonephosphate and glyceraldehyde 3-phosphate in the Calvin cycle, glycolysis, and/or gluconeogenesis), whose protein sequence is MALISLRQLLDHAGEHAYGVPAFNVNNLEQMRAIMLAADATNSPVIVQASAGARKYAGAPFLRHLILAAIEEWPHIPVVMHQDHGTSPDICQRSIQLGFSSVMMDGSLGEDGKTPTSYEYNVDVTRRTVQMAHACGVSVEGEIGCLGSLETGMAGEEDGVGAEGVLDHSQLLTSVEEARSFVADTNVDALAIAVGTSHGAYKFTRPPTGDILAIDRIKEIHAALPNTHLVMHGSSSVPQEWLAVINQYGGDIKETYGVPVEQLVEAIKHGVRKINIDTDLRLASTGAMRRMMAEKPSEFDPRKFFSATVDAMKQICIDRYEAFGTAGNADKIRPISLEKMVSHYK, encoded by the coding sequence ATGGCTCTTATTTCATTGCGCCAGCTCTTGGATCACGCCGGCGAACATGCTTACGGCGTACCAGCATTTAACGTAAACAACTTAGAACAAATGCGTGCAATTATGCTTGCAGCAGATGCAACCAATTCACCTGTTATCGTACAAGCATCTGCGGGTGCGCGTAAATATGCAGGCGCTCCGTTCTTGCGTCACCTAATTTTGGCTGCAATTGAAGAATGGCCACATATTCCAGTGGTAATGCATCAAGACCACGGTACGAGCCCTGACATTTGTCAACGTTCAATCCAGTTAGGCTTTTCATCAGTGATGATGGACGGTTCACTCGGTGAAGACGGTAAAACACCAACTTCATATGAATATAACGTTGATGTGACTCGCCGTACAGTTCAAATGGCACATGCGTGTGGCGTATCTGTTGAAGGTGAAATCGGTTGTTTAGGTAGCCTTGAAACAGGTATGGCGGGTGAAGAAGATGGCGTAGGCGCAGAAGGCGTACTGGATCATTCCCAACTCCTGACTTCAGTTGAAGAAGCACGTAGCTTCGTTGCTGATACCAATGTTGATGCGCTTGCAATTGCAGTAGGCACTTCACACGGTGCGTACAAGTTCACGCGTCCACCTACAGGTGATATTCTTGCGATTGACCGCATTAAGGAAATTCACGCAGCACTTCCAAACACGCATCTTGTCATGCACGGTTCAAGCTCTGTGCCACAAGAATGGTTGGCAGTGATCAATCAGTATGGCGGCGACATTAAGGAAACTTACGGTGTTCCGGTTGAGCAGCTGGTTGAAGCAATCAAACACGGTGTGCGCAAAATCAACATCGATACTGACTTGCGTTTGGCATCTACCGGTGCAATGCGTCGTATGATGGCAGAAAAACCAAGCGAATTCGATCCTCGTAAATTCTTCAGCGCAACTGTAGACGCAATGAAGCAAATCTGTATCGATCGTTACGAAGCTTTTGGTACTGCAGGCAATGCAGACAAGATTCGCCCAATCTCTTTAGAGAAAATGGTGTCACACTATAAATAA
- a CDS encoding phosphoglycerate kinase, whose protein sequence is MNFQRMTDLDLAGKRVLIREDLNVPVKNGVITSDARLRAALPTIKAALEKGAAVMVYSHLGRPVEGEPKAEQSLAPVAAYLTEALGQEVKLFTDYLDGVDVQPGQVVLLENCRFNVGEKKNNPELAAKYAALCDVFVMDAFGTAHRAEASTEGVARLAKVAAAGPLLAAELDALGRALKTPEKPMVAIVAGSKVSTKLDVLTSLSDICDQLIVGGGIANTFLAAAGYNVGKSLCEKDLIDTAKAIAAKVSVPLPTDVVVTDASEINFEDFLGSLAAAKATVKNVADVADNDMILDVGPETAKAFAEILKTSKTILWNGPVGVFEVDQFGEGTKTLSLAIAESEGFSIAGGGDTLAAIDKYEVADKIGYISTGGGAFLEFVEGKTLPAVAVLLERA, encoded by the coding sequence ATGAACTTTCAGCGTATGACTGACCTCGATTTAGCAGGTAAACGTGTTCTGATCCGTGAAGATTTAAACGTTCCTGTTAAAAATGGTGTGATCACCAGCGATGCGCGTCTTCGTGCAGCATTGCCAACGATTAAAGCAGCACTAGAAAAAGGCGCTGCAGTCATGGTGTATTCTCATCTGGGTCGTCCGGTTGAAGGTGAGCCTAAAGCTGAACAGTCACTTGCTCCTGTAGCGGCTTACTTGACTGAAGCTTTGGGCCAAGAAGTAAAACTGTTTACTGACTATTTAGATGGCGTTGATGTTCAGCCAGGTCAGGTCGTTCTGCTTGAAAACTGTCGTTTTAACGTCGGCGAGAAGAAAAACAATCCTGAACTTGCAGCAAAATATGCAGCGCTGTGTGATGTATTTGTAATGGATGCCTTTGGTACAGCGCACCGTGCAGAAGCCTCTACTGAAGGTGTAGCGCGTTTAGCGAAAGTTGCAGCAGCAGGTCCTTTATTGGCAGCTGAACTGGATGCGCTTGGCCGTGCACTGAAAACTCCAGAAAAACCAATGGTGGCGATTGTTGCAGGTTCTAAAGTTTCAACCAAACTTGACGTTTTGACCTCACTTTCTGATATCTGTGATCAATTGATCGTTGGTGGCGGTATTGCCAACACTTTCCTTGCTGCGGCAGGCTATAACGTGGGCAAATCACTGTGTGAAAAGGATCTAATCGATACAGCAAAAGCCATTGCTGCAAAAGTATCAGTTCCACTTCCAACTGACGTAGTCGTTACAGATGCCTCTGAAATTAACTTTGAAGATTTCTTGGGTTCATTGGCTGCTGCGAAAGCGACGGTGAAAAACGTTGCAGATGTTGCTGACAACGACATGATCCTAGATGTAGGCCCGGAAACTGCGAAAGCATTTGCAGAAATCCTGAAAACCTCTAAAACCATTCTTTGGAATGGCCCAGTCGGCGTATTTGAAGTAGATCAATTCGGTGAAGGTACTAAAACTTTATCTTTAGCGATTGCTGAATCTGAAGGTTTTTCGATTGCGGGCGGTGGGGATACACTTGCTGCGATTGATAAATATGAAGTGGCTGACAAAATTGGTTATATCTCGACGGGTGGCGGTGCATTCCTTGAATTCGTTGAAGGTAAAACCCTTCCTGCTGTTGCAGTACTTCTAGAACGTGCTTAA
- a CDS encoding DUF2237 family protein — MSIHPDPNLNRLNVLGEPLSSCCFDPITGYFRNGFCHTATTDLGQHTVCAQMTSEFLNFSQKVGNDLITPLPELDFPGLQPGDFWCICVTRWVEAYEAGQAPPIKLQACHKAVLAYVPLNILEEYAV, encoded by the coding sequence ATGTCGATACATCCTGATCCAAATCTTAACCGTTTGAACGTGTTAGGTGAGCCTTTGTCCAGCTGTTGCTTCGATCCGATTACCGGTTATTTCCGCAATGGCTTTTGCCATACTGCGACCACTGATCTGGGCCAGCACACGGTTTGCGCGCAAATGACTTCAGAATTTCTGAATTTTTCTCAAAAAGTCGGTAATGACCTGATTACGCCTTTGCCTGAACTGGATTTCCCCGGCCTGCAACCTGGCGATTTCTGGTGTATCTGCGTAACGCGCTGGGTCGAAGCCTATGAAGCAGGTCAAGCACCTCCAATCAAGCTGCAAGCCTGTCACAAAGCTGTTCTGGCTTATGTGCCGTTAAATATTCTTGAGGAATATGCTGTCTAA
- a CDS encoding Maf family protein, whose protein sequence is MNSVQIILASSSQTRKALMDRLHINYISMVPDIDESHRGENHADDLAQRLAFEKARYIAEQNPEAIVIGSDQVAWREGAPDIFIGKPLTTEKAIRQLQANSDKIVYFSTALSVQQLSTGFEQSLVEHYKVKFRKLSQVEIERYVEIEQPLHCAGSFKCESLGISLFEEMIGQDQTTLMGMPMIKLCHILRELKILVP, encoded by the coding sequence ATGAATTCTGTACAGATTATTTTGGCATCATCCAGTCAAACCCGCAAAGCGCTGATGGATCGTCTGCATATTAATTATATTTCCATGGTACCGGATATTGATGAATCTCATCGCGGGGAAAATCACGCAGATGATCTGGCACAACGACTGGCTTTTGAGAAAGCCAGATATATTGCTGAACAAAATCCAGAAGCGATTGTGATCGGCTCAGATCAGGTGGCATGGCGTGAAGGTGCGCCGGATATTTTTATTGGTAAACCGTTAACGACTGAAAAGGCCATTCGCCAGCTACAAGCCAACTCGGACAAGATTGTCTATTTTAGTACTGCGCTCAGTGTGCAGCAGCTATCGACCGGTTTTGAACAAAGTCTGGTTGAACACTATAAAGTCAAGTTCCGCAAACTGTCTCAGGTCGAAATCGAGCGTTATGTCGAAATTGAACAACCTTTGCATTGTGCAGGCAGTTTCAAATGTGAAAGCCTCGGTATCAGCTTGTTTGAAGAAATGATCGGACAAGATCAGACCACGTTGATGGGCATGCCAATGATCAAGCTCTGTCATATTCTTCGTGAATTAAAAATTTTGGTTCCTTAA
- a CDS encoding ribosomal protein uL16 3-hydroxylase, which yields MSQPLDVLGGITAEQFLSEYWQKKPLLVRNAMPEIASLLEPNDVMELALEEHVTARLIKQKDRDPNQWSVKSSPLLKADFQKMPKLWTLLVQAVDHYSFDLSALWKKFPFIPQWRRDDIMVSYAPQGGSVGKHFDFYDVFLVQGYGHRRWQLGQMCDAETAFVPGQPLKLLPEIEVNFDEVLAPGDLLYVPPGLAHYGVAEDDCLTYSFGFRMPNVSDMMDRVGDKFSENETLRNPLLDIIRDQVGAIGEVSSNELEYLKEHIMQQLHNSNVLEDAIMSLMSEPKYPENLPEAEEIGTGDLEEALDQGYSLMLEPASRLLYTETDGDVLFWANGEGVCISGTFTAKLKQLADGEALLFGEDFADEEILEDVAALLNEAVLMLVPPPEDE from the coding sequence ATGTCTCAACCTTTAGACGTATTAGGCGGTATTACCGCTGAACAATTCCTTAGCGAATACTGGCAAAAGAAACCTTTACTGGTGCGTAATGCAATGCCTGAAATCGCCAGTTTGCTTGAACCCAATGATGTGATGGAACTTGCGCTTGAAGAGCATGTCACTGCCCGTCTCATCAAGCAAAAAGATCGTGATCCGAATCAATGGAGCGTGAAATCTTCACCTTTGCTCAAAGCAGATTTCCAGAAAATGCCCAAGCTCTGGACGCTTTTGGTTCAGGCTGTAGATCACTATTCATTTGACCTGTCGGCACTTTGGAAAAAATTCCCATTTATTCCACAATGGCGTCGCGATGACATCATGGTGTCTTATGCACCGCAAGGCGGTTCAGTCGGCAAGCATTTCGATTTCTATGATGTGTTTCTGGTACAAGGCTACGGCCATCGTCGCTGGCAGCTTGGGCAAATGTGTGATGCCGAAACGGCATTCGTTCCAGGTCAACCACTTAAATTATTACCTGAAATAGAAGTGAACTTTGATGAAGTCCTGGCACCTGGCGACTTGCTCTATGTACCGCCCGGTCTAGCTCACTACGGCGTAGCTGAAGATGACTGCCTGACTTATTCATTCGGTTTCCGTATGCCAAATGTCAGTGACATGATGGATCGTGTCGGGGATAAATTCTCTGAAAATGAAACGCTGCGTAACCCATTGCTGGATATCATCCGTGATCAAGTCGGTGCTATCGGTGAAGTGAGCAGCAATGAGCTGGAATATCTGAAAGAACACATCATGCAGCAACTGCATAACTCGAACGTTCTCGAAGATGCCATCATGAGCTTGATGTCCGAACCTAAATATCCTGAAAACCTGCCTGAAGCAGAAGAAATCGGTACAGGTGATCTGGAAGAAGCACTCGATCAGGGCTATAGCCTGATGCTCGAACCTGCGTCACGCCTGCTTTATACTGAAACGGACGGCGACGTTCTGTTCTGGGCAAATGGTGAGGGTGTGTGCATCTCTGGGACATTTACCGCAAAACTCAAACAGCTTGCAGATGGTGAAGCGCTGTTATTCGGTGAAGACTTCGCTGATGAAGAAATTCTGGAAGATGTTGCTGCATTATTAAATGAAGCCGTGTTGATGCTGGTTCCACCGCCAGAAGACGAGTAA
- a CDS encoding response regulator, with the protein MTASEAVLPVPVLIVEDEYVIQRRLKIILSNLGYQDDVLLFANTVKEAYAVLQQQPIALALIDLGLPDGSGISIIEKIREQDAQALILVVSAWSTQDSLFSAIQAGATGYVLKERDDVEVALAIRSILRGGAPIDPFVAREILKQISIPTISATIEQNRSAADQEMLTQREQEILSLVAQGLSNREIAEQLYVSRYTVESHIKHIYRKLSVSKRTKAVSTARYLGIL; encoded by the coding sequence ATGACAGCATCGGAGGCAGTCTTGCCAGTACCAGTATTAATCGTTGAAGATGAATATGTCATCCAGCGCCGTTTAAAAATCATATTAAGCAATCTAGGTTATCAGGATGACGTTCTGTTATTTGCCAATACGGTGAAAGAAGCATATGCCGTTTTGCAGCAACAGCCGATTGCACTGGCCTTAATAGATTTGGGTTTACCGGATGGAAGTGGCATTTCAATTATTGAAAAAATCCGCGAACAGGACGCACAAGCGCTGATTCTAGTGGTGTCTGCCTGGAGTACACAGGATAGTCTGTTTAGCGCAATTCAGGCTGGTGCGACCGGTTATGTGCTTAAAGAGCGCGATGATGTGGAAGTCGCCTTGGCTATTCGCAGTATTTTGCGTGGCGGTGCACCGATTGATCCCTTTGTTGCTCGTGAAATTTTAAAACAGATTTCTATTCCCACCATTTCAGCAACAATAGAGCAAAACAGGTCAGCTGCGGATCAGGAAATGCTGACACAGCGTGAGCAGGAAATCCTGTCCTTGGTTGCGCAAGGTCTGAGTAATCGTGAAATTGCCGAGCAGCTCTATGTGTCGCGCTATACCGTCGAAAGTCATATCAAGCATATTTACCGGAAACTTTCGGTCAGTAAACGTACTAAGGCAGTCAGTACCGCACGGTACTTGGGAATTCTGTAA